A genomic window from Candidatus Kouleothrix ribensis includes:
- a CDS encoding LapA family protein has product MLRYLVLIPILIVALLLVLFGVQNTQLVTIRFLSYSVENLSVSLVIMVAAIFGALLVALLNAWGGVQRSLRQRRASKERADLEARNRDLQKRVADLERENASLRTAAPAPAAKAPASTPK; this is encoded by the coding sequence ATGCTGCGCTATCTGGTGTTGATCCCGATTCTGATCGTGGCACTGTTGCTCGTGCTGTTTGGTGTGCAGAATACCCAGCTTGTGACGATCCGGTTTCTCTCGTACAGCGTCGAAAATCTATCGGTATCACTGGTGATCATGGTTGCCGCGATCTTTGGCGCGCTGCTGGTGGCGCTGCTGAACGCATGGGGCGGCGTGCAGCGTTCGCTGCGCCAGCGCCGCGCCAGCAAAGAGCGCGCCGACCTCGAGGCGCGCAATCGCGATCTGCAGAAGCGCGTCGCCGACCTCGAGCGCGAAAATGCCAGCTTGCGCACAGCGGCGCCAGCCCCGGCTGCCAAGGCGCCGGCCTCGACGCCCAAGTGA
- a CDS encoding aminotransferase class III-fold pyridoxal phosphate-dependent enzyme, protein MLPVDPTMQQTLVDNVWLHFFQMGHTASTSARPTTILVRGEGSRVWDQSGGEYIDALSGLFCVNAGYGRREIVDAIAAQLMDIPFVSPFSFPSLPQIQLAGQLAAISPIGPKTRTFFVTGGSEAVETALKLAKAYQRKRGFHERHKTIARRVAYHGTTMGALSVNGLTSIRNGFGPLVPGARHVPLPHRLRCGYCALGQQCAGTCADEVERLVEFEGPETIAAIIMEPVQNSGGAIVPPPDYLRRVRQICDHYGILLIADEVICGFGRLGHWFGVNAFGVVPDMITCAKGITSGYAPLGAVLVRPEVADAFLGDEADKFMHGITFGGHPASCAAALANLAILEREQLNQRAWSMGDYLMRELRAAVGEHPNVGDIRGMGMFMAIELVRDRIGNQPLEEPNLMAWLSDQFKRRGLICRADDRLDPVIQLAPPLNLPAEDADQVVAIVADVIHALGRRLGTQPTMEAVTVPLAAPVPAGLG, encoded by the coding sequence ATGCTTCCCGTCGATCCGACGATGCAGCAGACATTGGTCGACAATGTCTGGTTGCACTTTTTCCAGATGGGTCACACCGCCAGTACCTCCGCGCGGCCCACGACGATCCTCGTTCGCGGGGAAGGGTCGCGCGTATGGGACCAGAGCGGCGGCGAGTATATCGACGCGCTCTCCGGTCTGTTCTGTGTGAATGCTGGCTATGGCCGCCGCGAGATTGTCGACGCGATCGCCGCCCAGCTGATGGATATCCCGTTTGTCTCGCCGTTCTCGTTCCCGAGCCTGCCCCAGATCCAGCTTGCCGGCCAGCTTGCCGCGATCAGCCCGATCGGCCCCAAAACCCGCACGTTCTTTGTCACCGGCGGCTCCGAGGCGGTCGAGACCGCGCTCAAGCTCGCCAAGGCCTACCAGCGCAAGCGCGGCTTCCACGAGCGCCATAAGACGATCGCACGCCGGGTGGCCTACCACGGCACCACCATGGGCGCGCTCTCGGTCAATGGCCTCACCAGCATCCGCAACGGCTTCGGCCCGCTCGTGCCCGGCGCGCGCCACGTGCCGCTGCCACACCGCCTGCGCTGCGGCTACTGCGCGCTCGGCCAACAGTGCGCCGGCACCTGCGCCGACGAGGTCGAGCGGCTGGTTGAATTTGAAGGCCCCGAGACAATCGCCGCGATTATTATGGAGCCGGTGCAGAATAGCGGCGGCGCGATCGTGCCACCGCCCGACTACTTGCGGCGCGTTCGCCAGATCTGCGATCACTACGGCATCCTGCTGATCGCCGACGAGGTGATCTGCGGGTTCGGTCGCCTGGGCCACTGGTTCGGTGTGAATGCCTTCGGCGTGGTGCCCGACATGATCACCTGCGCCAAGGGCATCACCTCGGGCTACGCGCCGCTCGGTGCCGTGCTGGTGCGCCCCGAGGTCGCCGATGCCTTCCTGGGCGACGAGGCCGACAAGTTCATGCACGGCATTACGTTCGGCGGCCACCCGGCCAGCTGCGCGGCCGCGCTTGCCAACCTGGCCATCCTCGAGCGCGAGCAGCTCAACCAGCGCGCCTGGTCGATGGGCGACTACCTGATGCGCGAGCTGCGTGCGGCCGTCGGCGAGCATCCCAACGTCGGCGATATCCGCGGCATGGGCATGTTTATGGCGATCGAGCTGGTGCGCGACCGCATTGGCAACCAGCCGCTCGAAGAGCCCAACCTGATGGCCTGGCTCTCCGATCAGTTCAAGCGCCGCGGCCTGATCTGCCGCGCCGATGACCGGCTCGACCCAGTGATTCAGCTGGCGCCACCGCTCAACCTGCCCGCCGAGGACGCCGACCAGGTCGTGGCGATTGTTGCCGATGTGATCCATGCGCTCGGCCGCCGCCTGGGCACCCAACCAACTATGGAGGCCGTCACAGTGCCACTGGCGGCGCCGGTGCCGGCTGGCCTGGGTTAA
- a CDS encoding carbohydrate kinase family protein — protein sequence MATIVIAGLINIETTIQVEGFPIAYSPVRYPFFGVRSTVAGVGYNVARALTTLGHDVRLVSLIGTDLAGAMVARQLAADGIAAEYVLPALAATPQSAILYDSAGRRQINTDLKDIQERAYPPEQFERAAAGADLAVLCNINFARPLLAAARRRGLPIATDVHAIDTINDAYNHDYMAAAEILFMSHERLPCAPEAWVQQVYAHYPAPIVVVGLGAEGALLAVRPAGFIGRLPAAHIRPVVNTIGAGDALFAAFVHGYAAGLGAYAALERAITFASYKIGAVGAAEGFLDAAALEALHQHC from the coding sequence ATGGCAACCATCGTCATCGCCGGCCTGATCAACATCGAGACGACCATCCAGGTCGAGGGGTTTCCGATCGCGTACAGCCCCGTGCGCTACCCGTTCTTCGGCGTGCGCAGCACTGTGGCAGGCGTTGGCTACAACGTAGCCCGCGCACTCACCACGCTCGGCCACGACGTGCGGCTTGTATCGCTGATTGGCACCGATCTCGCCGGCGCAATGGTCGCGCGCCAGCTCGCCGCCGATGGCATTGCAGCCGAATATGTGCTGCCTGCGCTCGCCGCCACACCCCAATCGGCCATCCTGTACGACTCGGCCGGCCGGCGCCAGATCAACACCGACCTGAAGGACATCCAGGAGCGCGCCTACCCGCCCGAGCAGTTCGAGCGCGCGGCCGCCGGCGCCGACCTGGCAGTGCTCTGCAATATCAACTTCGCGCGGCCGTTACTGGCCGCCGCGCGCCGGCGCGGCCTGCCGATCGCTACCGATGTCCACGCGATCGATACGATCAACGATGCCTACAACCACGACTACATGGCCGCCGCCGAGATCCTGTTCATGAGCCACGAGCGCCTGCCGTGCGCGCCTGAAGCGTGGGTGCAGCAGGTGTATGCACACTACCCCGCGCCGATTGTCGTGGTGGGGCTTGGCGCCGAGGGCGCACTGCTGGCGGTACGGCCCGCTGGCTTCATCGGGCGCTTGCCGGCCGCACATATCCGCCCGGTGGTGAATACGATCGGTGCTGGCGACGCGCTGTTCGCCGCGTTTGTGCATGGCTATGCCGCCGGGCTTGGCGCCTATGCCGCGCTTGAGCGCGCGATCACCTTTGCCTCGTACAAGATCGGCGCCGTCGGTGCGGCCGAGGGCTTCCTGGATGCGGCCGCGCTGGAGGCCCTGCACCAGCACTGTTAA
- a CDS encoding PIG-L family deacetylase, producing MTDTTLSETRILGIFAHPDDSEFTCGGAAAIWASQGAQITYCIVTNGAAGSNDPQQDLDQLVRIRADEQRAACAVLGVQQVIFLGYADGTLQPTIELRRELTRLIRQLKPDRVVTGDPNAVFLGDDYINHPDHRAAAEAAIYAVFPSACTRPIFPELLAEGLEPHQVKDVYIFDNDAHANTHIDITSTIERKIEALRCHKSQLDPGDGQWVRDWAAAAGKAAGLAYAESFRVMTLVAADGAAT from the coding sequence ATGACCGACACAACCCTATCCGAAACCCGCATCCTGGGGATCTTTGCGCACCCCGACGACTCCGAGTTTACCTGCGGCGGCGCGGCCGCCATATGGGCCAGCCAGGGCGCCCAGATCACCTACTGCATCGTAACCAACGGCGCCGCCGGCAGCAACGACCCACAGCAAGATCTCGATCAGCTGGTGCGCATCCGCGCCGATGAGCAGCGCGCCGCATGTGCTGTGCTGGGCGTCCAGCAGGTGATCTTCCTGGGCTATGCCGACGGCACGCTCCAGCCGACGATCGAGCTGCGCCGCGAGCTCACGCGCCTGATCCGCCAGCTCAAGCCCGACCGCGTGGTCACCGGCGATCCGAACGCGGTCTTCCTCGGCGACGATTATATCAACCACCCCGATCACCGCGCCGCCGCCGAGGCTGCGATCTACGCGGTATTCCCGAGCGCCTGCACCCGGCCGATCTTTCCCGAGCTGCTGGCCGAGGGCCTCGAGCCACACCAGGTCAAAGATGTGTATATCTTCGATAACGATGCTCACGCCAATACACACATCGATATCACCAGCACGATCGAGCGCAAGATCGAGGCGCTGCGCTGCCATAAGAGCCAGCTCGACCCCGGCGACGGCCAGTGGGTGCGCGATTGGGCTGCCGCCGCCGGCAAGGCCGCCGGCCTGGCCTACGCCGAGTCATTCCGCGTCATGACGCTGGTGGCTGCCGACGGCGCCGCCACCTGA
- a CDS encoding ATP-binding protein: MRILIDQRSYDEMLAKPSHPRDCYVHGHEYLHHLYIDGVKYLVARAVYDCIKRAQEADDQEALLHLLYHKDDLEKSVAEARARGINLATTRTLGDPPPDEHVAMPKLSNSFTPAAPKTIEQTGMNRTFLYEHLIRAIYNKGRITGLELVEDLKLSYEIIDVLLKELRGQEMIDIAGQRGYGDINYEYVLTPRGNQAAADALLKTMYSGPVPVTLDDWIASVKAQTVKDVMVTRRNIREAFQGLVIDESILNQVGPAVNSAASVMLFGFPGNGKTTIAERITHLMGDDIFIPYTVYADGAVIKLYDAIVHEPPKRTLAPDIEYDPRYTRISRPVVITGGELTLEGLGLTYNAESRIYEAPFQMKANCGIFLIDDFGRQQVRVFDLLNRWIVPLEKRYDFLTTVTGKKLQIPFDQLIMFSTNLDPNDLGDDALLRRIKFKFEITDPTEQQWREIWQIMCRVYKVAYNDRALDYLLAKWYAPDNRPLRNCQPRDLLLQMISIAKYNMEQISLNADLLDAACATYFTSKEKKDFGAKVRLDL, translated from the coding sequence ATGCGTATACTCATCGACCAGCGCTCGTACGACGAGATGCTCGCCAAGCCCTCACACCCGCGCGACTGCTACGTGCATGGCCATGAATATCTGCATCACCTCTACATCGATGGAGTGAAATACCTGGTCGCACGCGCCGTCTACGACTGTATCAAGCGCGCGCAAGAAGCCGACGACCAGGAGGCGCTACTACACCTGCTGTATCATAAGGACGACCTCGAGAAATCGGTTGCCGAGGCCCGCGCTCGCGGCATCAACCTCGCCACGACCCGCACGCTGGGCGACCCGCCGCCCGACGAGCATGTGGCGATGCCCAAGTTGTCCAACTCATTCACCCCCGCCGCGCCGAAGACGATCGAGCAGACCGGGATGAACCGCACGTTTCTCTACGAGCACCTTATCCGTGCGATCTACAACAAAGGCCGCATCACAGGGCTCGAGCTGGTCGAAGACCTCAAGCTGTCGTACGAGATCATCGATGTGCTGCTCAAAGAGCTGCGCGGCCAGGAGATGATCGACATCGCAGGCCAACGCGGCTACGGCGATATCAATTACGAGTATGTGCTCACACCCCGCGGCAACCAGGCCGCCGCCGATGCCCTGCTCAAAACTATGTACTCCGGCCCGGTGCCGGTTACCCTCGACGACTGGATCGCCTCGGTTAAGGCGCAGACCGTCAAGGACGTGATGGTGACCCGCCGCAATATTCGCGAGGCCTTCCAGGGCCTTGTGATCGACGAGTCGATCCTCAACCAGGTTGGCCCGGCCGTCAACTCGGCGGCGTCGGTGATGCTGTTCGGGTTCCCCGGCAATGGCAAGACCACCATCGCCGAGCGGATCACCCACCTCATGGGCGACGACATCTTCATCCCCTACACGGTATACGCCGACGGCGCGGTGATCAAGCTCTACGACGCGATCGTACACGAGCCGCCCAAGCGCACACTTGCGCCCGATATCGAGTACGACCCGCGCTACACCCGGATCAGCCGCCCGGTCGTGATCACCGGCGGCGAGCTGACCCTCGAGGGCCTCGGGCTGACTTACAACGCCGAGTCGCGGATCTACGAGGCGCCCTTTCAGATGAAGGCCAACTGCGGCATCTTCCTGATCGACGACTTCGGCCGCCAACAGGTGCGCGTGTTCGATCTGCTCAACCGCTGGATCGTGCCGCTCGAGAAGCGCTACGACTTCCTGACTACCGTCACCGGCAAGAAGCTACAGATCCCATTCGACCAGCTGATCATGTTTTCGACCAACCTCGACCCGAACGACCTGGGCGACGACGCGCTGCTGCGGCGGATCAAGTTCAAGTTCGAGATCACCGACCCGACCGAGCAGCAGTGGCGCGAGATCTGGCAAATTATGTGCCGCGTCTACAAGGTGGCTTACAACGACCGCGCGCTCGATTACTTGCTCGCCAAGTGGTATGCCCCCGACAACCGCCCGCTGCGCAACTGCCAGCCGCGCGACCTGCTCTTGCAGATGATCTCGATCGCTAAGTACAATATGGAGCAGATTTCGCTCAACGCCGACTTGCTCGACGCCGCGTGCGCGACCTACTTCACCAGCAAAGAGAAGAAAGACTTCGGCGCAAAAGTTCGGCTCGATCTCTAG
- a CDS encoding S8 family serine peptidase, whose product MYRFAFVRLMLILMVMAALPLAASASAPPGAPKPPRPTPGSGPALAGRDPDLRAARVPGWVGPLARRSGIVKAVIELADAPTTRTFATERQRGAAPGAAGSAAQQQLARIERTQQALLGPLAQLGASVIYRVQRAYNGIAVRVDAGQLATIARLPGVVAVHPLVSKQRDNTGSVPLIGAPQVWSQTIGVDKLVGTGMSIAIIDSGIDYLHTDFGGAGTYPVNITDTTPLAQLAGFFPSAKVVGGYDFAGDAYDADSGDPNAFIPRPDFNPIDCLSDPATVGHGTHVAGTAAGLGVKADGTTYTGTYDSSIYNTPGFFRIGPGVAPGAKLYAYRVFGCDGTTDVVDLAIERAVDPNGDGNPADHVDVINMSLGSSYGASYDSTAVAAENASQAGVIVVASAGNAGDATNVVGSPSTADSVISVAASDQPDVTLDGIRITAGPLAIRNTTQPAAFSAAYDWAGKPDVTGAVYYPTTNRNGCAAWTGTDLTNISGKVVLIDWSDDTATCGGSVARTGRVTAAGGIGAILVDNSELFDLSITGSTVIPSVSMPRPIGDLLKANLTGLQVRFSNIYAAGTLFSQPNASDVIANFSSRGPRRGGGLKPDIAAPGVNIFSALVQSGNQGHSLNGTSMAAPHVAGVMALLKQLHPTWSPAELKALAMNTANKDVRAEAAASSQIVEPSRIGAGRVNVPNAAANNVIAFDAARPNNVSVSFGDVPIVGSNTLTRTVTVHNKGNAAATFDIGYTPVSTIPGVSYSTSPSSLSLNAGASASVTIVLNGNSALMSRAIVPTIATTQLEDPRNWTPEASGFLTFTPQAATRSFQAQVRGYYENPQVDTPIAATGLFTYTDSTNTLQYSLSFSGAINLSAGHIHRSKAGTNGPVVVALTGASGSISALSGSAVLSVADEALLLSGGLYVNFHTAANPNGELRGQIVASNPTVRLPVYAAARPASSMSGALTDVPLLLTANSANSTIDLSGTDVNMDGTAPDANISLVSAFELQHTGPAPESPGDYTNYSALHHVGVSSDFAATKEISSTTIFFGISTFSNWSTLNEPYFEVDFDTNGDGKIDYALFTDDTGTSVAPTDVQYTWLVHFLPNGNIDPLFGEVFEWPLNILDSSEANTQPYNNNVVVLGVDARDLGLTDQANSFTYQVVTDSYVEDSGQGVLDATPLLHYTPSKPGFAFTGGILGLNTYEDLADQAISFDYDRANFKRNGSTGILLLHHHNAGAPTAQALQLNFLSLPLIRR is encoded by the coding sequence ATGTACCGTTTTGCATTCGTACGACTCATGCTGATCCTGATGGTGATGGCCGCGCTACCCCTGGCGGCTTCGGCTAGCGCACCGCCCGGCGCGCCCAAGCCGCCCCGCCCAACTCCCGGCAGCGGCCCGGCCCTGGCAGGCCGCGACCCCGATCTGCGCGCGGCGCGTGTGCCTGGCTGGGTTGGCCCGCTGGCCCGGCGCAGCGGCATAGTCAAGGCGGTGATCGAGCTGGCCGATGCGCCAACCACGCGCACCTTCGCCACCGAGCGCCAACGCGGTGCCGCGCCCGGTGCGGCCGGCAGCGCGGCCCAACAGCAGCTCGCGCGGATCGAGCGCACCCAGCAGGCCTTGCTCGGCCCGCTCGCCCAGCTCGGCGCCAGCGTGATCTACCGCGTCCAGCGCGCCTATAACGGCATTGCCGTGCGCGTCGATGCCGGCCAGCTCGCGACGATCGCGCGGCTGCCTGGCGTCGTGGCCGTCCATCCGCTGGTCAGCAAGCAGCGCGATAACACCGGTAGCGTGCCGCTGATCGGCGCCCCGCAGGTCTGGAGCCAGACGATCGGCGTCGATAAGCTGGTTGGCACCGGCATGAGCATCGCGATCATCGATAGCGGTATCGATTACTTGCATACCGACTTTGGCGGCGCCGGCACATACCCCGTCAATATCACCGATACCACCCCACTGGCCCAGCTGGCCGGTTTCTTCCCGTCGGCCAAGGTGGTGGGTGGCTACGACTTCGCCGGCGATGCCTACGACGCCGATAGCGGCGACCCGAATGCCTTTATACCCCGGCCCGACTTCAACCCAATCGACTGCTTGAGCGACCCGGCCACCGTCGGGCATGGCACGCACGTGGCCGGCACCGCCGCTGGCCTGGGCGTCAAAGCCGATGGCACGACCTACACCGGCACGTACGATAGCTCGATCTACAATACACCGGGCTTCTTCCGCATCGGCCCTGGCGTCGCACCAGGCGCCAAGCTGTACGCCTACCGCGTGTTCGGCTGCGATGGCACCACCGACGTGGTCGACCTGGCGATCGAGCGTGCGGTCGATCCAAACGGCGACGGCAACCCGGCCGATCATGTCGATGTGATCAATATGTCGCTGGGTAGCTCGTATGGCGCCAGCTACGACAGCACCGCCGTAGCGGCCGAGAACGCCAGCCAGGCCGGCGTGATTGTGGTGGCCTCGGCCGGCAATGCCGGCGACGCTACTAATGTGGTTGGTAGCCCCTCGACTGCCGACAGCGTGATCAGCGTTGCGGCCTCCGACCAGCCCGACGTGACGCTCGACGGCATCCGCATCACGGCCGGCCCGCTGGCCATCCGCAACACCACCCAGCCGGCCGCCTTCTCGGCGGCCTACGACTGGGCCGGCAAGCCCGATGTGACTGGCGCAGTCTATTACCCCACCACGAACCGCAACGGCTGCGCGGCGTGGACCGGCACCGATCTGACCAATATCTCCGGCAAGGTAGTGCTGATCGACTGGAGCGACGATACCGCCACCTGCGGCGGCTCAGTCGCGCGCACCGGCCGGGTCACCGCAGCCGGCGGCATTGGCGCGATCCTGGTCGATAACAGCGAGCTGTTCGATCTATCGATCACCGGCAGCACAGTCATCCCCTCGGTGAGCATGCCCAGGCCGATCGGCGACCTGCTGAAGGCCAACCTGACTGGCCTGCAGGTGCGCTTCTCGAATATCTACGCCGCCGGCACGCTGTTCTCGCAGCCGAATGCCTCCGATGTGATTGCCAACTTCAGCTCGCGCGGCCCGCGCCGCGGTGGCGGGCTCAAGCCCGATATCGCCGCGCCGGGCGTGAACATCTTCTCGGCGCTGGTGCAATCGGGCAATCAGGGCCACTCGCTGAACGGCACCTCGATGGCCGCGCCGCACGTGGCCGGCGTCATGGCGCTGCTCAAGCAGCTGCACCCGACATGGTCGCCGGCCGAGCTGAAGGCGCTGGCGATGAACACCGCCAACAAGGATGTGCGCGCCGAGGCTGCGGCCAGCTCGCAGATCGTCGAGCCATCGCGCATCGGCGCCGGCCGCGTGAATGTGCCCAACGCCGCCGCGAACAACGTGATCGCCTTCGATGCTGCCCGCCCGAACAATGTCAGCGTCTCGTTCGGCGATGTGCCGATCGTCGGCAGCAACACGCTCACGCGCACCGTCACAGTACACAACAAAGGCAACGCAGCCGCCACCTTCGACATCGGCTACACACCGGTGTCGACCATCCCCGGCGTGTCGTACAGCACCTCGCCTAGCTCGCTCTCACTCAACGCCGGCGCCTCGGCCAGTGTCACGATCGTGCTGAATGGCAACTCGGCGCTGATGTCGCGCGCGATTGTGCCCACGATCGCCACCACCCAGCTCGAGGATCCGCGCAACTGGACACCCGAAGCCTCGGGATTCTTGACCTTCACGCCCCAGGCTGCCACGCGTAGCTTCCAGGCCCAGGTGCGCGGCTACTATGAGAATCCGCAGGTCGATACGCCGATCGCGGCGACTGGCCTATTCACCTACACCGACTCAACCAATACGCTGCAGTACTCGCTGAGCTTCAGTGGCGCGATCAACCTGAGCGCCGGGCACATTCACCGCAGCAAGGCCGGCACCAACGGCCCGGTGGTAGTGGCGCTCACCGGCGCCAGCGGCAGCATCAGCGCGCTCAGCGGCAGCGCGGTGCTGAGTGTGGCCGACGAAGCGCTGCTGCTGAGCGGCGGGCTGTACGTCAACTTCCACACCGCCGCCAACCCCAACGGCGAGCTGCGCGGCCAGATCGTTGCAAGCAACCCCACCGTGCGCCTGCCCGTCTATGCCGCCGCACGCCCGGCCTCGAGCATGAGCGGCGCGCTGACCGACGTGCCGTTGCTGCTTACTGCCAATAGCGCCAACAGCACGATCGACCTGAGCGGCACCGACGTGAACATGGACGGCACCGCACCCGACGCGAATATCTCGCTGGTGTCGGCGTTCGAGCTACAGCACACCGGCCCGGCGCCCGAGTCGCCCGGCGACTACACCAACTACTCGGCGCTCCATCACGTCGGTGTTAGCAGCGATTTCGCGGCCACCAAGGAGATCAGCAGCACCACGATCTTCTTCGGCATCAGCACCTTCAGCAACTGGTCGACACTGAACGAGCCGTATTTCGAGGTCGACTTCGATACCAACGGCGATGGCAAGATCGACTACGCGCTGTTCACCGACGATACCGGCACCTCGGTTGCACCCACCGATGTGCAGTATACCTGGCTGGTGCATTTCCTGCCGAACGGCAACATCGACCCGCTATTCGGCGAGGTGTTCGAGTGGCCGCTGAATATTCTGGACAGCTCGGAGGCCAACACCCAGCCCTACAACAACAATGTGGTGGTGCTCGGCGTCGATGCCCGCGACCTGGGCTTGACCGACCAGGCCAACAGCTTCACCTACCAGGTGGTCACCGACAGCTACGTCGAGGATTCTGGCCAGGGCGTGTTGGACGCGACGCCACTGCTGCACTATACGCCATCCAAGCCAGGCTTTGCCTTCACCGGCGGCATTTTGGGCTTGAACACCTACGAGGATCTGGCCGATCAGGCGATCTCGTTCGACTACGACCGGGCCAACTTCAAGCGCAACGGCTCGACCGGCATTCTGCTGCTGCACCACCACAATGCGGGTGCGCCAACCGCACAGGCGCTGCAGCTGAATTTCTTGAGCCTGCCGCTGATACGGCGGTAG
- a CDS encoding FAD-binding oxidoreductase, with translation MSASSAEIVICGAGIAGIAAAYYLSASHGVGDIVLLEQAEPLALTSDKSTEAYRNWWPGPGDTMVRFMGRSIDLLEAIAHDTGNLIMLNRRGYAYATADPARVAEFRRAAAEASALGAGPLRVHGEPGAPASYVPAPAHGFAGQPDGADLLLDPALIREHFPYLAEHVVAVLHPRRCGWFSAQQLGMYMLEQARARGVRLLRGRVTGVDTAGGRVRAVQVQSAHGPQTIASPCFINAAGPMLGAVGQLLGLELPVFCERHIKIAFNDYLGVVPRAAPMLIWADEIRLPWDADERAALAEDADTAWMLDRLPAGVHCRPEGHTGASTLLILWNIHLDPVAPVFPVPVEQHYPELALRGMATMIPGLARYIERAPQPYIDGGYYTKTRENRPLIGPLPIAGAYVVGALSGYGLMAACAAGELIAAHISGAALPSYAAALAPARYDDPGYRQLLEHWGDSGQL, from the coding sequence ATGAGCGCGTCTTCGGCCGAAATCGTTATATGCGGCGCCGGGATTGCCGGCATCGCTGCTGCTTACTATCTGTCGGCCAGCCACGGCGTCGGCGATATTGTCTTGCTCGAGCAAGCTGAGCCACTCGCCCTTACCAGCGATAAGTCGACTGAAGCGTACCGCAACTGGTGGCCAGGCCCAGGCGATACGATGGTTCGGTTTATGGGCCGCAGCATCGACCTGCTCGAGGCGATTGCGCACGACACCGGCAATCTGATCATGCTCAACCGCCGCGGCTACGCCTACGCCACCGCCGACCCCGCCCGAGTCGCCGAGTTCAGGCGCGCAGCCGCCGAGGCCAGCGCACTCGGCGCCGGGCCACTCCGGGTTCACGGCGAGCCGGGCGCGCCTGCCAGCTATGTTCCAGCCCCGGCCCATGGCTTCGCCGGCCAGCCCGACGGCGCCGATCTACTGCTCGACCCGGCACTGATCCGCGAGCACTTCCCGTACCTGGCCGAGCACGTCGTCGCGGTGCTGCACCCGCGCCGCTGCGGCTGGTTCAGCGCGCAGCAGCTGGGCATGTACATGCTCGAGCAAGCGCGCGCGCGCGGCGTGCGGCTGCTGCGCGGCCGCGTCACGGGCGTCGATACAGCCGGCGGCCGCGTGCGAGCCGTGCAGGTGCAAAGCGCCCACGGCCCGCAGACTATCGCCAGCCCCTGCTTCATCAACGCCGCCGGGCCGATGCTCGGCGCAGTCGGGCAGCTGCTGGGCCTCGAGCTGCCGGTGTTCTGCGAGCGGCATATCAAGATCGCCTTCAACGACTACCTGGGCGTGGTGCCGCGCGCCGCGCCGATGCTGATCTGGGCCGACGAGATCCGCTTGCCCTGGGACGCCGACGAGCGCGCCGCGCTGGCTGAAGACGCCGACACCGCCTGGATGCTCGACAGATTGCCGGCCGGCGTCCATTGCCGGCCCGAGGGCCACACCGGCGCATCGACCCTGCTGATCCTGTGGAATATTCACCTCGACCCGGTCGCCCCCGTCTTTCCAGTGCCGGTCGAGCAGCACTACCCCGAGCTGGCGCTGCGGGGTATGGCTACGATGATCCCTGGCCTGGCCCGGTATATCGAGCGAGCGCCCCAGCCGTATATTGATGGCGGCTACTACACCAAGACGCGCGAGAACCGGCCGTTGATCGGGCCGCTACCGATCGCAGGCGCCTATGTCGTCGGCGCGCTATCGGGCTATGGGCTGATGGCCGCATGTGCTGCCGGCGAGCTGATCGCCGCGCATATCAGCGGGGCCGCGCTGCCCAGCTACGCCGCCGCGCTCGCGCCGGCCCGCTACGATGATCCCGGCTACCGGCAGCTGCTCGAGCACTGGGGCGACTCTGGGCAACTCTGA